A window of the Brassica napus cultivar Da-Ae chromosome A2, Da-Ae, whole genome shotgun sequence genome harbors these coding sequences:
- the LOC106395062 gene encoding AT-hook motif nuclear-localized protein 1-like, translating to MVLEMESTGEVRSTAGNGGGITVVGSNAPSDFHIAARSESSNPSPNCVAPPLPQSHHMNQLAIVAPPPQISMAATTMMEGISGVPMKKKRGRPRKYGPEGAVVALSPKPISSAPAPSHPLPASSHVIDFSASEKRSKMKPTNSFNRTKFHHQVENLGEWVPCSVGGNFTPHVIAVNAGEDVTMKIISFSQQGPRAICVLSANGVISSVTLRQHDSSGGTLTYEGRFEILSLSGSFMPNDIGGTRSRTGGMSVSLASPDGRVVGGGVAGLLVAASPVQVVVGSFLAGKDQEDH from the exons ATGGTTTTAGAGATGGAGTCTACCGGCGAAGTTAGATCAACGGCCGGTAACGGCGGCGGTATCACGGTTGTGGGATCCAACGCGCCGTCAGATTTTCACATAGCTGCTAGATCAGAAAGCTCAAATCCATCACCTAACTGCGTCGCTCCTCCACTACCACAGTCCCATCACATGAACCAGCTCGCCATAGTAGCTCCGCCGCCGCAAATTTCTATGGCGGCGACGACGATGATGGAAGGTATCTCCGGCGTACCGATGAAGAAGAAACGTGGACGACCTAGGAAGTACGGTCCAGAGGGAGCAGTTGTGGCGTTATCTCCTAAGCCAATCTCATCGGCGCCGGCACCCTCGCATCCTCTTCCGGCGAGTTCACACGTCATCGATTTCTCCGCCTCTGAAAAACGCAGCAAAATGAAACCAACAAACTCTTTTAACAGAACCAAGTTTCATCACCAAGTCGAGAATTTGG gtGAATGGGTTCCTTGCTCCGTCGGTGGTAATTTCACACCACATGTAATTGCGGTCAACGCCGGTGAG GATGTAACGATGAAGATAATATCGTTTTCTCAACAAGGACCGCGTGCCATTTGTGTTCTATCAGCAAACGGTGTCATTTCAAGTGTAACACTTCGTCAGCATGATTCATCCGGCGGTACATTAACATACGAA GGTCGCTTTGAGATATTATCATTGTCCGGTTCATTCATGCCTAATGACATAGGCGGAACTCGGAGTAGAACAGGAGGAATGAGCGTTTCTTTAGCAAGTCCTGACGGGCGCGTAGTAGGCGGTGGTGTTGCCGGTTTACTAGTAGCCGCAAGTCCGGTTCAG GTGGTTGTAGGAAGTTTCTTAGCAGGAAAAGATCAGGAAGATCATTAA